One part of the Nocardioides conyzicola genome encodes these proteins:
- a CDS encoding sensor histidine kinase: MATLGGSAITASQRRRRGMAGIARVFGLVAVLAPALSSQDGMVLLGVATVGMVWATTQVAEHRLVRGVFTVELASAALVGLVCAVTCTLATESGPGILGVLAIPPVTAAILRGAQAGMFALAAGIGVFVTGTCLADAMTLTLASTTFTWLLTGLGFGLIGAALHSTLLGSDQLAAHRSAQSLIHQLASVSDRLGSPLEPEVLGTDLLNRLSASLGAADLPARGLMLQAPTDGTLVWVAGASAGTGSHLAAEAVVSGRPAIGGHTFALPLTSDGRVVAVVSGHLSPTVDRIALGERLQRLGSGLEDQSVVLETALLFTRFRNTATVAERRRLAREIHDGVAQDLASVGYLLDAINGHPDPLEQAQLLEQLRGFLGEVLADLRRALVELRTDTGPGQSVGAALEDLARNVEKLTGITFHVRLHEEGTRLRPEVEAELLRIGQEAITNAVRHSEASTIWITCRVAAPYAEVTVSDNGRGLGEARADSHGLQIMRERARLIGAELALTARPGGGVVLKARVPAALVTNDLDPDLGSQSGKVPA, translated from the coding sequence ATGGCCACCCTGGGCGGCTCGGCGATCACGGCGTCGCAGCGCCGGAGGCGGGGCATGGCCGGCATCGCCCGCGTCTTCGGCCTGGTGGCCGTGCTGGCGCCGGCCCTGTCCTCGCAGGACGGCATGGTGCTCCTCGGCGTGGCCACCGTCGGGATGGTCTGGGCCACCACCCAGGTCGCCGAGCACCGCCTGGTGCGCGGGGTCTTCACGGTCGAGCTGGCCAGCGCGGCGCTCGTCGGGCTCGTCTGCGCAGTGACCTGCACCCTCGCCACCGAGTCGGGTCCCGGCATCCTCGGGGTCCTCGCGATCCCGCCGGTCACCGCCGCCATCCTGCGCGGTGCCCAGGCCGGCATGTTCGCGCTGGCCGCGGGCATCGGGGTCTTCGTGACCGGGACGTGCCTGGCCGACGCGATGACGCTGACGCTGGCGAGCACCACCTTCACCTGGCTGCTGACCGGCCTGGGCTTCGGGCTCATCGGCGCCGCGCTGCACAGCACGCTGCTCGGCTCCGACCAGCTCGCCGCCCACCGCAGCGCCCAGTCGCTCATCCACCAGCTGGCGTCGGTCTCGGACCGCCTCGGCTCACCGCTGGAGCCCGAGGTGCTCGGCACCGACCTGCTCAACCGGCTCAGCGCGTCGCTCGGCGCCGCGGACCTGCCGGCCCGGGGCCTGATGCTCCAGGCCCCGACCGACGGCACCCTGGTCTGGGTCGCCGGCGCCTCGGCCGGGACCGGGTCGCACCTGGCCGCGGAGGCCGTCGTCAGCGGCCGGCCGGCCATCGGCGGCCACACCTTCGCGCTCCCCCTCACCAGCGACGGCCGGGTGGTCGCGGTCGTCTCCGGGCACCTGTCCCCCACCGTCGACCGGATCGCGCTGGGCGAACGCCTCCAGCGGCTCGGCTCCGGCCTGGAGGACCAGTCGGTCGTGCTCGAGACCGCGCTGCTCTTCACCCGCTTCCGCAACACCGCGACCGTCGCCGAGCGGCGCCGGCTCGCCCGCGAGATCCACGACGGGGTCGCCCAGGACCTCGCGTCGGTCGGCTACCTGCTCGACGCCATCAACGGGCACCCCGACCCGCTGGAGCAGGCCCAGCTCCTCGAGCAGCTCCGCGGCTTCCTCGGCGAGGTGCTCGCCGACCTCCGCCGCGCCCTCGTGGAGCTGCGCACCGACACCGGCCCGGGCCAGAGCGTCGGTGCCGCGCTGGAGGACCTCGCCCGCAACGTGGAGAAGCTGACCGGCATCACGTTCCACGTGCGCCTCCACGAGGAGGGCACCCGGCTGCGCCCCGAGGTCGAGGCCGAGCTGCTGCGCATCGGCCAGGAGGCGATCACCAACGCCGTGCGCCACTCCGAGGCCAGCACCATCTGGATCACCTGCCGGGTCGCGGCGCCGTACGCCGAGGTCACCGTCAGCGACAACGGCCGGGGGCTCGGCGAAGCCCGGGCCGACTCCCACGGCCTGCAGATCATGCGCGAGCGCGCCCGCCTCATCGGTGCCGAGCTCGCGCTCACCGCCCGCCCCGGTGGCGGCGTGGTGCTGAAGGCACGGGTGCCCGCGGCACTCGTCACCAACGATCTCGACCCGGACCTCGGGTCGCAGTCCGGAAAGGTCCCCGCATGA
- a CDS encoding response regulator transcription factor, giving the protein MSDTAPHSPTTVLLVDDHDLVRAGLRGVFDREPDLTVVGVAGTVAEAMAAYAELRPDVVVTDLQLPDGTGIDIVRAIRRGNDRTGLVMLTMHTGDRPLLAAMDAGASALVGKDAPSSDVVNAARRSVVSPRSFAAAGLLQALGRRAARESGRLSDRETEILRLLADGLGIGEIAAELYISRSTAKTHVARIYQKLGAANRAQAIVIAMRTGLLSSVDSIGV; this is encoded by the coding sequence ATGAGCGACACGGCCCCCCACTCCCCGACCACCGTCCTGCTCGTCGACGACCACGACCTGGTCCGGGCCGGGCTGCGCGGGGTCTTCGACCGCGAGCCCGACCTGACGGTCGTCGGGGTGGCCGGCACCGTCGCCGAGGCGATGGCGGCGTACGCCGAGCTGCGCCCCGACGTCGTCGTGACCGACCTCCAGCTCCCCGACGGCACCGGCATCGACATCGTGCGCGCGATCCGTCGCGGCAACGACCGCACCGGGCTGGTGATGCTGACCATGCACACCGGTGACCGGCCGCTGCTGGCCGCGATGGACGCCGGCGCGTCGGCCCTCGTCGGCAAGGACGCCCCCTCCTCCGACGTGGTCAACGCGGCACGGCGTTCCGTGGTGTCACCGCGGTCGTTCGCAGCGGCCGGCCTGCTCCAGGCCCTCGGCCGTCGCGCGGCCCGCGAGTCGGGCCGCCTGTCCGACCGCGAGACCGAGATCCTGCGGCTGCTCGCCGACGGCCTGGGCATCGGCGAGATCGCAGCAGAGCTGTACATCAGCCGGTCGACGGCCAAGACGCACGTCGCCCGGATCTACCAGAAGCTCGGAGCCGCCAACCGGGCCCAGGCCATCGTGATCGCAATGCGGACCGGGCTGCTCTCCAGCGTGGACTCGATCGGGGTCTAG
- a CDS encoding Flp family type IVb pilin: protein MRSRDEHGSSAVEYGLLIAGIAAVIATVVFLLGSTVRDTLFDPGCDDLAGHMATSGGGPSSCQE, encoded by the coding sequence ATGCGATCTCGAGACGAGCACGGTTCCTCGGCCGTCGAGTACGGCCTCCTGATCGCCGGCATCGCGGCCGTCATCGCGACGGTCGTCTTCCTGCTCGGCAGCACCGTGCGCGACACCCTCTTCGACCCGGGCTGCGACGACCTGGCCGGGCACATGGCGACCTCGGGCGGCGGTCCCAGCAGCTGCCAGGAGTAG
- a CDS encoding Flp family type IVb pilin yields MEHLRNLLQARRVDRDEAGASAVEYGLLVAGIAALIVAVVFLFGGMISKTFDDTCATIQGKGTTSTADCADNGSK; encoded by the coding sequence ATGGAGCACCTGCGCAACCTCCTCCAGGCCCGCCGCGTCGACCGTGACGAGGCCGGCGCTTCCGCCGTCGAGTACGGCCTGCTGGTGGCCGGCATCGCGGCCCTCATCGTGGCCGTCGTCTTCCTCTTCGGCGGCATGATCAGCAAGACCTTCGACGACACCTGCGCCACGATCCAGGGCAAGGGCACCACCAGCACCGCGGACTGCGCGGACAACGGCAGCAAGTGA
- a CDS encoding M48 family metallopeptidase has product MSSPDRRVALVVTAVGGLCFVLLAVLLVPWHPVPGGTPDPVAASSVFSAEQIARAEDYSRWARVWSWSSLAVSLVVSCVLGFSRWGRRLVGRLPGWWWVRVVLAVAAVVVVGRVITLPFAVLMRRHVLANGLSNQGWGGFAADLVRTEVVQIVAMSVLLIVLIGCARRWERSWPAVAAALMGALVLLGSFVYPLLVEPIFNNFTSLPDGPLRTQVLALADREGVPVDDVLVADASRRTTTLNAYVSGFGGTRRVVLYDNLVNDVPQDQALSVVAHELGHAKHDDVLTGSLIGAAGAVFGVGLLALVVGALAGGGRPRMREPAVVPLVLALFAVGSLLSSPIQNAISRQIETRADVDALETTRDADAFEAVQRQLALRSLGDPTPPWLSQLWFGSHPTNLTRIAIARQLAQRDY; this is encoded by the coding sequence GTGAGCAGCCCGGACCGCCGCGTCGCCCTGGTCGTCACCGCCGTCGGGGGCCTCTGCTTCGTCCTCCTCGCCGTCCTCCTGGTGCCGTGGCACCCGGTCCCCGGCGGGACGCCCGACCCGGTGGCGGCGTCGTCGGTCTTCAGTGCCGAGCAGATCGCGCGCGCCGAGGACTACTCGCGCTGGGCGCGGGTGTGGAGCTGGAGCTCGCTGGCGGTCTCGCTCGTCGTGTCCTGCGTCCTCGGCTTCAGCCGGTGGGGCCGGCGGCTGGTCGGCCGGCTGCCGGGCTGGTGGTGGGTCCGCGTCGTGCTGGCGGTCGCCGCGGTCGTGGTCGTCGGGCGCGTCATCACGCTGCCGTTCGCCGTGCTGATGCGACGCCACGTGCTCGCCAACGGGCTCAGCAACCAGGGCTGGGGCGGCTTCGCGGCCGACCTGGTCCGCACCGAGGTGGTGCAGATCGTCGCGATGTCGGTCCTGCTGATCGTGCTGATCGGCTGTGCCCGGCGGTGGGAGCGGTCGTGGCCCGCGGTCGCGGCGGCGCTGATGGGCGCACTGGTGCTGCTCGGGTCGTTCGTCTACCCGCTGCTGGTAGAGCCGATCTTCAACAACTTCACCTCGCTGCCGGACGGCCCCCTGCGCACGCAGGTCCTCGCCCTCGCCGACCGCGAGGGCGTCCCGGTCGACGACGTGCTGGTCGCGGACGCATCACGGCGTACGACGACCCTCAACGCCTACGTGTCGGGCTTCGGCGGCACCCGCCGGGTCGTGCTCTACGACAACCTGGTCAACGACGTGCCCCAGGACCAGGCGCTGTCGGTGGTGGCCCACGAGCTGGGGCACGCCAAGCACGACGACGTGCTCACCGGCTCGCTGATCGGCGCCGCCGGTGCGGTCTTCGGGGTCGGCCTGCTGGCGTTGGTCGTCGGCGCGCTCGCCGGTGGCGGCCGACCGCGGATGCGGGAGCCGGCCGTCGTGCCGCTCGTGCTCGCGCTGTTCGCGGTCGGCTCCCTGCTCTCCTCGCCGATCCAGAACGCGATCAGCCGCCAGATCGAGACCCGGGCCGACGTCGACGCGCTCGAGACGACCCGGGACGCCGACGCCTTCGAGGCCGTGCAGCGGCAGCTCGCCCTCCGGTCGCTCGGCGACCCGACGCCGCCGTGGCTCTCGCAGCTGTGGTTCGGGTCCCACCCGACCAACCTGACCCGGATCGCCATCGCCCGGCAGCTCGCCCAACGGGACTACTGA